The proteins below are encoded in one region of Acanthochromis polyacanthus isolate Apoly-LR-REF ecotype Palm Island chromosome 4, KAUST_Apoly_ChrSc, whole genome shotgun sequence:
- the LOC127533521 gene encoding NACHT, LRR and PYD domains-containing protein 3-like isoform X1 has protein sequence MDECEDREEGVPPSKSSLCGEQENQSKAQRNPPGPGPGPGPGPGPASSCVSLKSDHSMGRLIDLKDDQPPAAEKIHQRPESSGPGPASSYVSFRSDWSKDNPPYFKGEPGPAAEGVEQQNSEVPRAQSVQQHHLDSIFMLLEDNMVTFVKKELKKMQKVVSPDYPECSESQREDEEELEGDDEDERSSREMFEQITVLFLRRMKQEKLADCLQSKLAAAVCGRKLKCSLKKKFQRVFEGIAKAGQKTLLNEIYTELYITEGGTAEVNDEHEVRQIEAASRKADRAERSIRAEDIFRGSPGRDGPIRTVMTQGVAGIGKTVLTQKLTLDWAEDKSNQDIHFMFPLTFRELNVVKERKFSLVELVQHFFSETKAAGMCSFEDFQVVLIFDGLDECRLPLDFHNNEVLTDVTESTSVDVLLTNLIRGNLLPSARLWITTRPAAANQIPPDCVDMVTEVRGFTDPQKEEYFRKRSRDEEQASSIISHMKTSRSLHIMCHIPVFCWITATVLEELLRSREGGDLPRTLTEMFIHHLVVQTKVMKVKYDGGSETDPHWSPDSRRMIESLGKLAFEQLQKGNLIFYESDLTECGIDMRAASKYSGVFTQIFKEERGLYQDKVFCFIHLSVHEFLAALHVHQTFINSGVNLLEEQQQTTSRWSKLFQSKSAHFYQRAVDEALQSPNGHLDLFLRFLLGLSLPTNQNLLRGLLTQTGSLSQTNQETVKYIKKKISENVSAERSINLFHCLNELKDVSLVEEVQQSLRSGRLSTDKLSPAQWSALGFILLSSEEHLDVFDLKKYSASEEVLLRLLPVVKASKKVLLSGCNLSERSCGALSSVLSSQSSSVTELDLTNNNLQDSGVKSLSAGLESPHCKLEALRLSGCNLSERSCGALSSVLSSQSSSVTELDLTNNNLQDSGVESLSAGLESPHCKLEALRLSGCLLTEEGCASLASALSFKTSNLRELDLSYNHPGDSGEKMLRAKVEDPHCRLETLRVTPAGVRWLTPGPWRYSCQLTVDTNTVHKYLRLSDNNRKVKLVEEVQWYPHHPDRFEYWRQLLCRTGLTGRCYWEVEWRGGVNISVSYRGIRRKGVSNDCVFGFNDQSWSLICSDRHGYSVIHNNSKTSISSSSVSHRVSVYVDVPAGTLSFYRVSSDSLILLHTFNTTFTQPLYPGFGFSRFYPGSSVFLC, from the exons atggatgagtgtgaggacagagaggagggagtccctccctctaaaagctctctgtgtggggaacaggagaaccagagcaaagctcagag gaatccacctggacctggacctggacctggacctggacctggacctgcatccagctgtgtgtccttaaAGAGTGACCATTCGATGGGTCGCTTAATTGACTTGAAAGATGATCaacctcctgctgcagagaa AATCCATCAGAGACCAGAGTcctctggacctggacctgcatccagctaTGTGTCCTTCAGGAGTGACTGGTCTAAGGATAATCCTCCTTATTTTAAAGGAGAAccaggtcctgctgcagaggg agtggagcagcagaactcagaggttcccagagctcagtctgtccagcagcatcacctggactccatattcatg ctgctggaggacaacatggtgacttttgtgaagaaggagctgaagaagatgcagaaggtcgtgagtccagattacccagaatgctcagagagtcagagggaggatgaggaggagttggagggtgatgatgaagatgagaggagcagcagagagatgtttgagcagatcacagtgttgttcctgaggaggatgaagcaggagaagctggctgactgtctgcagagca aacttgctgctgcagtttgtggacGTAAACTTAAATGttctctgaagaagaagttccagagagtgtttgagggcatcgctaaagcaggacagaagaccctcctgaatgagatctacacagagctgtacatcacagagggagggactgcagaggtcaatgatgaacatgaggtcagacagattgaagcagcatccaggaaagcagacagagcagaaagaagcatcagagcagaagacatctttagaggctcacctggaagagatggaccaatcagaacagtgatgacacagggagtggctggcatcgggaaaacagtgttaacacagaagttgactcttgactgggctgaagacaaaagcaaccaggacatccacttcatgtttccattgactttcagagagctgaatgtggtgaaagagagaaagttcagtttggtggaacttgttcagcacttcttcagtgaaaccaaagcagcaggaatgtgcagctttgaagacttccaggttgtgttgatctttgacggtctggatgagtgtcgccttcctctggacttccacaacaatgaggtcctgactgatgttacagagtccacctcagtggatgtgctgctgacaaacctgatcagggggaatctgcttccctctgctcgcctctggataaccacacgacctgcagcagccaatcagatccctcctgactgtgtggacatggtgacggaggtcagagggttcaccgacccacagaaggaggagtacttcaggaagagatccagagatgaggagcaggccagcagcatcatctcccacatgaagacatcacgaagcctccacatcatgtgccacatcccagtgttctgctggatcactgctacagttctggaggagctgctgagaagcagagagggaggagatctgcccagaaccctgactgagatgttcatccaccacctggtggttcagaccaaagtcatgaaggtcaagtatgatggaggatctgagacagatccacactggagtccagacagcaggaggatgattgagtctctgggaaaactggcttttgagcagctgcagaaaggaaacctgatcttctatgagtccgacctgacagagtgtggcatcgatatgAGAGCAGCCTCAaagtactcaggagtgttcacacagatctttaaagaggagagagggctgtaccaggacaaggtgttctgcttcatccatctgagtgttcatgagtttctggctgctcttcatgtccatcagaccttcatcaactctggagtcaacctgctggaagaacaacaacaaacaacatctcGTTGGTCTAAACTGTTCCAGAGTAAATCGGCACAtttctaccagagagctgtggacgaggccttgcagagtccaaacggacacctggacttgttcctgcgcttcctcctgggtctgtcactgccgaccaatcagaatctcctacgaggcctgctgacacagacaggaagtctctcacagaccaatcaggaAACAGTGAAGTACATCAAGAAGAAGATCAGTGAGAacgtgtctgcagagagaagcatcaatctgttccactgtctgaatgaactgaaggatgtttctctagtggaggaggtccaacagtccctgagatcaggacgtctgtccacagataaactgtctcctgctcagtggtcagctctgggcttcatcttactgtcatcagaagaacatctggacgtgtttgacctgaagaaatactctgcttcagaggaggttcttctgaggctgctgccagtggtcaaagcctccaagaaagttct atTGAGTGgttgtaatctgtcagagagaagctgtggagctctgtcctcagtcctcagctcccagtcctccagtgtgacagagctggacctgactaacaacaacctgcaggattcaggagtgaagagtctttctgctggactggagagtccacactgtaaactggaagctctcag actgagtggctgtaatctgtcagagagaagctgtggagctctgtcctcagtcctcagctcccagtcctccagtgtgacagagctggacctgactaacaacaacctgcaggattcaggagtggagagtctttctgctggactggagagtccacactgtaaactggaagctctcag gctgtcaggctgtctgctcacagaggaaggctgtgcttctctggcctcagctctgagcttcaagacctcaaatctgagagagctggacctgagctacaaccatccaggagactcaggagagaagatgctgagagctaaagtggaggatccacactgtagactggaaactctcag ggtgacgcctgctggagtccgatggttgacaccaggtccATGGAggt attcctgtcaactcacagtcgacacaaacacagtacacAAATacctcagactgtctgacaacaacaggaaggtgaaaTTAGTGGAGGAGGTTCAGTGGTATCCtcatcatccagacaggtttgaatACTGGAGgcagctgctgtgtagaactggtctgactggtcgctgttactgggaggtggagtggagaggaggg
- the LOC127533521 gene encoding NLR family CARD domain-containing protein 3-like isoform X6: MDECEDREEGVPPSKSSLCGEQENQSKAQRNPPGPGPGPGPGPGPASSCVSLKSDHSMGRLIDLKDDQPPAAEKIHQRPESSGPGPASSYVSFRSDWSKDNPPYFKGEPGPAAEGVEQQNSEVPRAQSVQQHHLDSIFMLLEDNMVTFVKKELKKMQKVVSPDYPECSESQREDEEELEGDDEDERSSREMFEQITVLFLRRMKQEKLADCLQSKLAAAVCGRKLKCSLKKKFQRVFEGIAKAGQKTLLNEIYTELYITEGGTAEVNDEHEVRQIEAASRKADRAERSIRAEDIFRGSPGRDGPIRTVMTQGVAGIGKTVLTQKLTLDWAEDKSNQDIHFMFPLTFRELNVVKERKFSLVELVQHFFSETKAAGMCSFEDFQVVLIFDGLDECRLPLDFHNNEVLTDVTESTSVDVLLTNLIRGNLLPSARLWITTRPAAANQIPPDCVDMVTEVRGFTDPQKEEYFRKRSRDEEQASSIISHMKTSRSLHIMCHIPVFCWITATVLEELLRSREGGDLPRTLTEMFIHHLVVQTKVMKVKYDGGSETDPHWSPDSRRMIESLGKLAFEQLQKGNLIFYESDLTECGIDMRAASKYSGVFTQIFKEERGLYQDKVFCFIHLSVHEFLAALHVHQTFINSGVNLLEEQQQTTSRWSKLFQSKSAHFYQRAVDEALQSPNGHLDLFLRFLLGLSLPTNQNLLRGLLTQTGSLSQTNQETVKYIKKKISENVSAERSINLFHCLNELKDVSLVEEVQQSLRSGRLSTDKLSPAQWSALGFILLSSEEHLDVFDLKKYSASEEVLLRLLPVVKASKKVLLSGCNLSERSCGALSSVLSSQSSSVTELDLTNNNLQDSGVKSLSAGLESPHCKLEALRLSGCLLTEEGCASLASALSFKTSNLRELDLSYNHPGDSGEKMLRAKVEDPHCRLETLRVTPAGVRWLTPGPWRYSCQLTVDTNTVHKYLRLSDNNRKVKLVEEVQWYPHHPDRFEYWRQLLCRTGLTGRCYWEVEWRGGVNISVSYRGIRRKGVSNDCVFGFNDQSWSLICSDRHGYSVIHNNSKTSISSSSVSHRVSVYVDVPAGTLSFYRVSSDSLILLHTFNTTFTQPLYPGFGFSRFYPGSSVFLC; this comes from the exons atggatgagtgtgaggacagagaggagggagtccctccctctaaaagctctctgtgtggggaacaggagaaccagagcaaagctcagag gaatccacctggacctggacctggacctggacctggacctggacctgcatccagctgtgtgtccttaaAGAGTGACCATTCGATGGGTCGCTTAATTGACTTGAAAGATGATCaacctcctgctgcagagaa AATCCATCAGAGACCAGAGTcctctggacctggacctgcatccagctaTGTGTCCTTCAGGAGTGACTGGTCTAAGGATAATCCTCCTTATTTTAAAGGAGAAccaggtcctgctgcagaggg agtggagcagcagaactcagaggttcccagagctcagtctgtccagcagcatcacctggactccatattcatg ctgctggaggacaacatggtgacttttgtgaagaaggagctgaagaagatgcagaaggtcgtgagtccagattacccagaatgctcagagagtcagagggaggatgaggaggagttggagggtgatgatgaagatgagaggagcagcagagagatgtttgagcagatcacagtgttgttcctgaggaggatgaagcaggagaagctggctgactgtctgcagagca aacttgctgctgcagtttgtggacGTAAACTTAAATGttctctgaagaagaagttccagagagtgtttgagggcatcgctaaagcaggacagaagaccctcctgaatgagatctacacagagctgtacatcacagagggagggactgcagaggtcaatgatgaacatgaggtcagacagattgaagcagcatccaggaaagcagacagagcagaaagaagcatcagagcagaagacatctttagaggctcacctggaagagatggaccaatcagaacagtgatgacacagggagtggctggcatcgggaaaacagtgttaacacagaagttgactcttgactgggctgaagacaaaagcaaccaggacatccacttcatgtttccattgactttcagagagctgaatgtggtgaaagagagaaagttcagtttggtggaacttgttcagcacttcttcagtgaaaccaaagcagcaggaatgtgcagctttgaagacttccaggttgtgttgatctttgacggtctggatgagtgtcgccttcctctggacttccacaacaatgaggtcctgactgatgttacagagtccacctcagtggatgtgctgctgacaaacctgatcagggggaatctgcttccctctgctcgcctctggataaccacacgacctgcagcagccaatcagatccctcctgactgtgtggacatggtgacggaggtcagagggttcaccgacccacagaaggaggagtacttcaggaagagatccagagatgaggagcaggccagcagcatcatctcccacatgaagacatcacgaagcctccacatcatgtgccacatcccagtgttctgctggatcactgctacagttctggaggagctgctgagaagcagagagggaggagatctgcccagaaccctgactgagatgttcatccaccacctggtggttcagaccaaagtcatgaaggtcaagtatgatggaggatctgagacagatccacactggagtccagacagcaggaggatgattgagtctctgggaaaactggcttttgagcagctgcagaaaggaaacctgatcttctatgagtccgacctgacagagtgtggcatcgatatgAGAGCAGCCTCAaagtactcaggagtgttcacacagatctttaaagaggagagagggctgtaccaggacaaggtgttctgcttcatccatctgagtgttcatgagtttctggctgctcttcatgtccatcagaccttcatcaactctggagtcaacctgctggaagaacaacaacaaacaacatctcGTTGGTCTAAACTGTTCCAGAGTAAATCGGCACAtttctaccagagagctgtggacgaggccttgcagagtccaaacggacacctggacttgttcctgcgcttcctcctgggtctgtcactgccgaccaatcagaatctcctacgaggcctgctgacacagacaggaagtctctcacagaccaatcaggaAACAGTGAAGTACATCAAGAAGAAGATCAGTGAGAacgtgtctgcagagagaagcatcaatctgttccactgtctgaatgaactgaaggatgtttctctagtggaggaggtccaacagtccctgagatcaggacgtctgtccacagataaactgtctcctgctcagtggtcagctctgggcttcatcttactgtcatcagaagaacatctggacgtgtttgacctgaagaaatactctgcttcagaggaggttcttctgaggctgctgccagtggtcaaagcctccaagaaagttct atTGAGTGgttgtaatctgtcagagagaagctgtggagctctgtcctcagtcctcagctcccagtcctccagtgtgacagagctggacctgactaacaacaacctgcaggattcaggagtgaagagtctttctgctggactggagagtccacactgtaaactggaagctctcag gctgtcaggctgtctgctcacagaggaaggctgtgcttctctggcctcagctctgagcttcaagacctcaaatctgagagagctggacctgagctacaaccatccaggagactcaggagagaagatgctgagagctaaagtggaggatccacactgtagactggaaactctcag ggtgacgcctgctggagtccgatggttgacaccaggtccATGGAggt attcctgtcaactcacagtcgacacaaacacagtacacAAATacctcagactgtctgacaacaacaggaaggtgaaaTTAGTGGAGGAGGTTCAGTGGTATCCtcatcatccagacaggtttgaatACTGGAGgcagctgctgtgtagaactggtctgactggtcgctgttactgggaggtggagtggagaggaggg
- the LOC127533521 gene encoding NLR family CARD domain-containing protein 3-like isoform X5, producing MDECEDREEGVPPSKSSLCGEQENQSKAQRNPPGPGPGPGPGPGPASSCVSLKSDHSMGRLIDLKDDQPPAAEKIHQRPESSGPGPASSYVSFRSDWSKDNPPYFKGEPGPAAEGVEQQNSEVPRAQSVQQHHLDSIFMLLEDNMVTFVKKELKKMQKVVSPDYPECSESQREDEEELEGDDEDERSSREMFEQITVLFLRRMKQEKLADCLQSKLAAAVCGRKLKCSLKKKFQRVFEGIAKAGQKTLLNEIYTELYITEGGTAEVNDEHEVRQIEAASRKADRAERSIRAEDIFRGSPGRDGPIRTVMTQGVAGIGKTVLTQKLTLDWAEDKSNQDIHFMFPLTFRELNVVKERKFSLVELVQHFFSETKAAGMCSFEDFQVVLIFDGLDECRLPLDFHNNEVLTDVTESTSVDVLLTNLIRGNLLPSARLWITTRPAAANQIPPDCVDMVTEVRGFTDPQKEEYFRKRSRDEEQASSIISHMKTSRSLHIMCHIPVFCWITATVLEELLRSREGGDLPRTLTEMFIHHLVVQTKVMKVKYDGGSETDPHWSPDSRRMIESLGKLAFEQLQKGNLIFYESDLTECGIDMRAASKYSGVFTQIFKEERGLYQDKVFCFIHLSVHEFLAALHVHQTFINSGVNLLEEQQQTTSRWSKLFQSKSAHFYQRAVDEALQSPNGHLDLFLRFLLGLSLPTNQNLLRGLLTQTGSLSQTNQETVKYIKKKISENVSAERSINLFHCLNELKDVSLVEEVQQSLRSGRLSTDKLSPAQWSALGFILLSSEEHLDVFDLKKYSASEEVLLRLLPVVKASKKVLLSGCNLSERSCGALSSVLSSQSSSVTELDLTNNNLQDSGVESLSAGLESPHCKLEALRLSGCLLTEEGCASLASALSFKTSNLRELDLSYNHPGDSGEKMLRAKVEDPHCRLETLRVTPAGVRWLTPGPWRYSCQLTVDTNTVHKYLRLSDNNRKVKLVEEVQWYPHHPDRFEYWRQLLCRTGLTGRCYWEVEWRGGVNISVSYRGIRRKGVSNDCVFGFNDQSWSLICSDRHGYSVIHNNSKTSISSSSVSHRVSVYVDVPAGTLSFYRVSSDSLILLHTFNTTFTQPLYPGFGFSRFYPGSSVFLC from the exons atggatgagtgtgaggacagagaggagggagtccctccctctaaaagctctctgtgtggggaacaggagaaccagagcaaagctcagag gaatccacctggacctggacctggacctggacctggacctggacctgcatccagctgtgtgtccttaaAGAGTGACCATTCGATGGGTCGCTTAATTGACTTGAAAGATGATCaacctcctgctgcagagaa AATCCATCAGAGACCAGAGTcctctggacctggacctgcatccagctaTGTGTCCTTCAGGAGTGACTGGTCTAAGGATAATCCTCCTTATTTTAAAGGAGAAccaggtcctgctgcagaggg agtggagcagcagaactcagaggttcccagagctcagtctgtccagcagcatcacctggactccatattcatg ctgctggaggacaacatggtgacttttgtgaagaaggagctgaagaagatgcagaaggtcgtgagtccagattacccagaatgctcagagagtcagagggaggatgaggaggagttggagggtgatgatgaagatgagaggagcagcagagagatgtttgagcagatcacagtgttgttcctgaggaggatgaagcaggagaagctggctgactgtctgcagagca aacttgctgctgcagtttgtggacGTAAACTTAAATGttctctgaagaagaagttccagagagtgtttgagggcatcgctaaagcaggacagaagaccctcctgaatgagatctacacagagctgtacatcacagagggagggactgcagaggtcaatgatgaacatgaggtcagacagattgaagcagcatccaggaaagcagacagagcagaaagaagcatcagagcagaagacatctttagaggctcacctggaagagatggaccaatcagaacagtgatgacacagggagtggctggcatcgggaaaacagtgttaacacagaagttgactcttgactgggctgaagacaaaagcaaccaggacatccacttcatgtttccattgactttcagagagctgaatgtggtgaaagagagaaagttcagtttggtggaacttgttcagcacttcttcagtgaaaccaaagcagcaggaatgtgcagctttgaagacttccaggttgtgttgatctttgacggtctggatgagtgtcgccttcctctggacttccacaacaatgaggtcctgactgatgttacagagtccacctcagtggatgtgctgctgacaaacctgatcagggggaatctgcttccctctgctcgcctctggataaccacacgacctgcagcagccaatcagatccctcctgactgtgtggacatggtgacggaggtcagagggttcaccgacccacagaaggaggagtacttcaggaagagatccagagatgaggagcaggccagcagcatcatctcccacatgaagacatcacgaagcctccacatcatgtgccacatcccagtgttctgctggatcactgctacagttctggaggagctgctgagaagcagagagggaggagatctgcccagaaccctgactgagatgttcatccaccacctggtggttcagaccaaagtcatgaaggtcaagtatgatggaggatctgagacagatccacactggagtccagacagcaggaggatgattgagtctctgggaaaactggcttttgagcagctgcagaaaggaaacctgatcttctatgagtccgacctgacagagtgtggcatcgatatgAGAGCAGCCTCAaagtactcaggagtgttcacacagatctttaaagaggagagagggctgtaccaggacaaggtgttctgcttcatccatctgagtgttcatgagtttctggctgctcttcatgtccatcagaccttcatcaactctggagtcaacctgctggaagaacaacaacaaacaacatctcGTTGGTCTAAACTGTTCCAGAGTAAATCGGCACAtttctaccagagagctgtggacgaggccttgcagagtccaaacggacacctggacttgttcctgcgcttcctcctgggtctgtcactgccgaccaatcagaatctcctacgaggcctgctgacacagacaggaagtctctcacagaccaatcaggaAACAGTGAAGTACATCAAGAAGAAGATCAGTGAGAacgtgtctgcagagagaagcatcaatctgttccactgtctgaatgaactgaaggatgtttctctagtggaggaggtccaacagtccctgagatcaggacgtctgtccacagataaactgtctcctgctcagtggtcagctctgggcttcatcttactgtcatcagaagaacatctggacgtgtttgacctgaagaaatactctgcttcagaggaggttcttctgaggctgctgccagtggtcaaagcctccaagaaagttct actgagtggctgtaatctgtcagagagaagctgtggagctctgtcctcagtcctcagctcccagtcctccagtgtgacagagctggacctgactaacaacaacctgcaggattcaggagtggagagtctttctgctggactggagagtccacactgtaaactggaagctctcag gctgtcaggctgtctgctcacagaggaaggctgtgcttctctggcctcagctctgagcttcaagacctcaaatctgagagagctggacctgagctacaaccatccaggagactcaggagagaagatgctgagagctaaagtggaggatccacactgtagactggaaactctcag ggtgacgcctgctggagtccgatggttgacaccaggtccATGGAggt attcctgtcaactcacagtcgacacaaacacagtacacAAATacctcagactgtctgacaacaacaggaaggtgaaaTTAGTGGAGGAGGTTCAGTGGTATCCtcatcatccagacaggtttgaatACTGGAGgcagctgctgtgtagaactggtctgactggtcgctgttactgggaggtggagtggagaggaggg